A DNA window from Euwallacea fornicatus isolate EFF26 chromosome 17, ASM4011564v1, whole genome shotgun sequence contains the following coding sequences:
- the RagC-D gene encoding ras-related GTP-binding protein C, protein MSSYQDDEEVVPFDGQASSFPKDFGYGAFDGDQETTPSDHKPRILLMGLRRSGKSSIQKVVFHKMSPNETLFLESTNKIIKDDINNSSFVQFQIWDFPGQIDFFDTCFDFDMIFGGCGALVFVIDAQDDYLEALNKLNLFVTKAYKVNPHIKFEVFIHKVDGLGDDSKMECQRDIHQRAMDDLSDSGYDQQIHLSFHLTSIYDHSIFEAFSKVVQKLIKQLPALENLLNILNTNSAIEKSFLFDVVSKIYIATDSTPVDMQSYELCCDMIDVVIDLSSIYGVKEEQELAAFDEQSSSLIKLNNGTVLYLREVNNFLALVCILRADNFDHKGIIDYNFLCFRNAIQQVFELRNKSQSPVNNSVGSPMANGGNGIGGNHISPTLIDEQPLG, encoded by the exons ATG TCCTCATACCAGGATGACGAAGAAGTGGTCCCGTTCGATGGCCAAGCCAGTTCTTTCCCTAAAGATTTCGGTTATGGGGCCTTCGACGGAGACCAGGAAACCACGCCTTCAGATCACAAACCGAGAATCCTCCTAATGGGACTCAGACG CTCTGGAAAATCGTCAATCCAAAAAGTGGTCTTCCACAAAATGTCCCCAAACGAAACTCTCTTTCTAGAGAGCACCAATAAGATCATCAAAGATGACATAAACAATTCCAGCTTTGTCCAGTTTCAAATATGGGATTTCCCTGGACAGATAGACTTTTTCGATACCTGTTTTGACTTTGACATGATTTTTGGTGGTTGTGGGGCTTTAGTGTTTGTGATAGATGCCCAGGACGATTACCTGGAAGCCCTCAATAAGCTCAACCTGTTTGTCACTAAAGCTTACAAAGTGAATCCTCACATTAAATTTGAGGTGTTCATACATAAAGTAGATGGTCTAGGCGATGACTCCAAGATGGAGTGCCAGAGGGACATCCACCAGAGGGCTATGGATGATTTGAGTGACTCAG GTTACGACCAACAAATCCATTTGAGTTTCCACTTGACTTCCATCTATGATCACTCGATATTTGAGGCTTTTTCGAAAGTAGTTCAGAAGCTCATCAAACAGTTACCAGCTCTCGAAAACCTGCTCAATATCCTGAACACG AATTCCGCGATTGAAAAATCCTTCTTATTTGATGTGGTATCTAAAATTTACATTGCAACAGATTCCACCCCTGTTGACATGCAAAGCTACGAATTGTGCTGTGATATGATTGATGTAGTCATTGATCTTTCCTCGATATATGG GGTTAAAGAGGAGCAAGAACTGGCCGCTTTCGACGAGCAAAGCTCGAGCTTGATAAAGCTCAACAACGGTACAGTTTTGTACCTGAGGGAAGTCAACAACTTCCTAGCCCTAGTGTGCATACTGCGAGCGGACAACTTCGATCACAAAG GCATTATCGACTACAACTTCTTGTGCTTCCGCAACGCCATTCAGCAAGTGTTCGAGCTCAGGAATAAGAGCCAGTCCCCAGTGAATAATTCGGTGGGCAGCCCCATGGCGAACGGAGGAAATGGGATTGGAGGGAACCACATTAGCCCAACGCTGATAGACGAGCAGCCCTTAGGGTAG
- the LOC136344534 gene encoding obscurin-like, translated as MSREEVLREAVKKKDGDQLYKPEEDFKALMGDEEDTVAFVFQHVSSEECTLTSVARTTRGILSFGAVVKGEVDHQAAGERSQGEQRKPFRHWKPSLVVEKTEIVCNEGDQAMLQVQINGYPKPDIRCTFGDLPIKPSGKYKIYHENHEHILLLVIKDVHMEDSGKYTVMAENEIGFDSVTINLDVIRQKYPAIKSKIEDLSIAVDEILVMPAEVDGIPRPEVQFLKEGRPIEQSDRVVVEEAYPVYTLVLKDTSLQDTGVYSVVATNSLAQASHFWGVYVYSKPRLTHKLGPNLELSQDQTVTLRAKVVAEPKPVIKWFRNGTQLVGGRRLHIDDEDGFYFLKIRGTVIQDAGVYTFRAENAHGVVEDKVRIDVKKAPTILERFDDALALEQDVYHIIHSVEFAVRLEAFPRPEVRWFLDGDELLDGIPELTRVQSEDTIKLIVNEPTTDLSGQYLCRIVNECGQDEARATLTVNCSPRVLVQLNDATVEEGSKLKLQVLVRGNPSPQFKWFRNSQELDPNERVQMGIEMFGKKRYKIFCIVQEVSYAERGEYEVEVSNSFGSAKSSCLINVLTKPVILEAQMADAVLREADDITYTVRAFSNPLPQATWYWEGTAINPDEKKDRNKLITSNNGTEFRLGIRRAKMVDAGVYQCVLENSVGTVRCRTALAVMRRKNEED; from the exons ATGTCCCGCGAGGAGGTCTTAAGGGAGGCCGTAAAGAAGAAAGATGGGGACCAGTTATACAAGCCGGAGGAGGACTTTAAGGCCCTCATGGGGGACGAGGAGGACACCGTCGCCTTCGTGTTCCAGCACGTGAGTTCCGAGGAGTGCACGCTCACGTCCGTAGCAAGAACCACCAGAGGAATACTGAGCTTTGGGGCTGTGGTAAAGGGAGAAGTTGACCATCAGGCGGCCGGCGAGAGGAGCCAGGGGGAGCAGAGGAAGCCT TTTAGACATTGGAAACCCTCTTTGGTGGTGGAGAAAACGGAAATTGTCTGCAACGAAGGCGACCAGGCCATGCTGCAAGTGCAAATCAACGGGTACCCGAAACCGGACATCCGGTGCACTTTCGGAGACTTGCCCATCAAGCCCAGCGGCAAATACAA GATCTACCACGAGAACCACGAGCACATCCTCCTGCTGGTGATCAAAGACGTGCACATGGAGGACTCCGGCAAATATACCGTGATGGCCGAAAACGAGATCGGCTTCGACTCGGTCACCATCAATTTGGACGTTATCA GACAGAAGTACCCGGCAATCAAGTCGAAAATCGAGGACCTGTCCATCGCGGTGGACGAAATACTGGTGATGCCCGCGGAAGTCGACGGAATCCCCAGGCCCGAGGTGCAGTTCCTGAAGGAGGGCCGCCCCATCGAGCAGAGCGATCGCGTGGTGGTCGAGGAGGCTTATCCAGTGTATACGCTGGTCCTGAAGGACACCAGTTTGCAAGATACAG GAGTGTACTCAGTCGTGGCCACCAATAGCCTGGCTCAAGCCTCCCACTTCTGGGGCGTCTACGTCTACAGCAAACCGCGCCTCACCCACAAATTGGGCCCCAACCTGGAACTTTCCCAAGACCAAACCGTCACTTTGAGGGCGAAGGTGGTGGCGGAGCCCAAACCCGTCATCAAGTGGTTCCGAAACGGCACCCAGTTGGTCGGGGGAAGGCGCCTTCACATCGACGATGAAGACggattttatttcttgaagATACGCGGCACTGTCATACAAGACGCCGGCGTCTACACGTTCAGAGCTGAGAACGCTCACGGGGTCGTCGAGGACAAAGTGAGGATTGACGTGAAGAAGGCCCCGACCATTTTAGAACGCTTCGACGACGCCCTGGCCCTGGAGCAGGACGTTTACCACATTATCCACAGCGTGGAGTTTGCGGTGAGGCTGGAGGCCTTCCCTAGGCCTGAAGTGAGGTGGTTTTTGGACGGGGACGAGCTATTGGATGGTATTCCCGAACTGACCAGAGTGCAAAGCGAGGACACGATAAAGTTAATCGTAAACGAGCCCACCACGGACCTTTCCGGGCAGTACCTCTGCAGGATAGTCAACGAATGCGGACAGGACGAGGCCAGAGCCACTCTGACAGTTAACT GCTCTCCGAGGGTTTTAGTGCAGCTCAACGACGCGACAGTCGAGGAAGGCTCCAAACTAAAGCTGCAGGTGCTCGTACGCGGGAACCCGTCGCCCCAGTTCAAGTGGTTCCGGAATAGCCAGGAACTGGACCCTAACGAGCGGGTTCAAATGGGAATCGAGATGTTCGGGAAGAAGCGATACAAGATTTTCTGCATTGTGCAGGAGGTGTCTTACGCCGAGAGGGGGGAGTATGAGGTGGAGGTTTCCAATAGCTTCGGGAGCGCCAAGAGCAGCTGCCTGATTAACGTTCTAA CCAAACCCGTCATTCTGGAGGCGCAAATGGCCGACGCAGTCCTAAGAGAGGCGGATGACATTACGTACACCGTGAGGGCATTTTCGAACCCCCTGCCGCAGGCCACGTGGTACTGGGAGGGCACCGCGATCAACCCCGACGAGAAGAAGGACCGGAATAAGCTGATCACGTCCAACAACGGCACGGAATTCCGGCTGGGCATCAGGAGGGCCAAAATGGTGGACGCAGGCGTGTATCAGTGCGTTTTGGAGAACAGCGTTGGGACTGTCAGGTGCCGGACAGCACTGGCGGTCATGCGCAGGAAAAACGAGGAGGACTAG
- the LOC136344537 gene encoding uncharacterized protein gives MSAPARILPFLVLILGAGAHDEDNLRGAARREIARRTQDYVRENPMSHDLQAFIERLRRPERNKRQNHNDTYALKDGEVLPPVKLEDDLVAEPNLGDNFTVAPVIVPIPLGNGVTLKKTTETAIEDSSSGSSAGSTTTGGQVVTDNGESYAVDAKLRRDRTGYSTTSPAGKTEEIVVDSLIDERLKSTSETSQLQRVLKDMQSLIDASDKGSTKEGALCNVEGYWDSESAGVTFHIKMVDGEAEVAMKSLEPASEDGFVSKDKWNISAKRPFFKSAQIVLTLNSYNERKVALFLGECRVCEGSETITGDWLVGRPSSDCKNQKASHSFVSDVFRKNNVETLREAHLKKVFTPTTGTPIE, from the exons ATGTCGGCGCCAGCAAGAATCCTGCCGTTTCTCGTTCTTATCCTGGGGGCAGGGGCCCACGATGAGGACAATCTGCGGGGGGCCGCGCGCAGGGAGATCGCGCGACGCACTCAGGATTACGTCAGAGAGAACCCGATGAGTCATGACCTGCAGGCTTTCATCGAACGCTTGAGACGACCGGAGAGGAACAAACGACAAAACCATAACGACACGTACGCCCTTAAGGACGGGGAAGTCCTGCCACCGGTCAAGCTCGAGGACGACTTGGTCGCCGAGCCGAATTTGGGGGACAATTTCACCGTCGCGCCTGTGATCGTTCCCATTCCCTTGGGAAATGGCGTCACCCTAAA AAAAACAACAGAAACTGCTATTGAAGACTCGTCTTCGGGCTCAAGTGCAGGTAGTACCACAACGGGGGGCCAGGTCGTCACGGACAATGGCGAGAGCTACGCGGTCGATGCCAAATTAAGAAGGGACCGAACGGGATACTCGACGACCTCTCCTGCAGGTAAAACTGAGGAAATAGTGGTGGACAGCCTCATCGACGAGAGGCTGAAGTCCACCAGCGAAACCAGCCAGCTCCAGAGAGTGTTGAAGGACATGCAAAGCCTGATCGATGCCTCGGACAAGGGCTCCACCAAAGAAG GGGCCCTGTGCAACGTGGAGGGCTACTGGGATAGCGAGTCCGCCGGCGTGACGTTTCACATCAAAATGGTGGATGGCGAGGCCGAGGTCGCCATGAAGAGCCTGGAACCAGCGAGTGAGGACGGCTTCGTTTCCAAGGATAAATGGAACATTTCTGCGAAACGCCCATTCTTTAAATCCGCCCAAATCGTCCTCACGCTCAACTCCTATAACGAGAGAAAGGTGGCCTTGTTCTTGG GCGAGTGCCGCGTCTGTGAGGGAAGTGAGACGATCACTGGTGACTGGCTAGTGGGGAGGCCTTCGTCGGACTGCAAAAACCAAAAGGCATCGCATTCCTTCGTGTCCGATGTGTTCAGGAAGAACAACGTAGAGACCTTGAGGGAGGCGCACCTGAAGAAGGTGTTCACTCCGACCACCGGCACACCCATCGAGTAG
- the LOC136344556 gene encoding exoglucanase B-like, whose amino-acid sequence MDALAILVVALVATAHAGTYTDRFLEQYDKIKSASNGYFSSEGVPYHSVETLIVEAPDQGHETTSEAFSYHIWLEAMYGAIQGDFSSFNSAWETMEKYAIPTLQDANSNYDPSKPATYAAELDDPSEYPSQIDSSVPVGQDPLADELRSAYGSDNFYSMHWLFDVDNVYGFGNVQGQCEAGPGTSGPSIYNNYQRGPQESVWKTIPQPTCDQFKYGGTNGFLDLFTKDNSYSQQYKYTAAPDADARAVQAAFWANQWATASGQQSSISGTLEKAAKMGDWLRYSMFDKYFKKIGNCYPASSCPGGTGKDSAHYLISWYFAWGGAYNAQYSWSWRIGDGSSHFGYQNPLAAYALANDQSLKPKGATAVQDWTESLSRQIELYEYLQTKEGAFAGGVTNSWKGRYDTPDSDLLNDTFHGMFYDWEPVYHDPPSNRWYGMQPWSADRLAQYYYVTGDSKAKVLLDKWVAWVIPNIKFTDDDFEMPSNLGWKGDPPNVDVTIESWSKDLGTAGATARTLSYYAAKSGDSSAKETAKKLLDGMYNLYRDDLGIATSETREDYSRFNDAVYVPSGWTGKYPNGDVIDSSATFLSLRSWYKDDPDWPKVENYLNGGEVPSFTYHRFWAQADIALAFGAYGLLFDE is encoded by the exons ATGGACGCGTTGGCGATTCTCGTGGTTGCGCTGGTGGCCACCGCCCACGCTGGTACCTACACCGATCGCTTCTTGGAGCAATACGACAAGATCAAGAGCGCCTCCAACGGGTATTTTTCTAGCGAAGGAGTGCCCTACCACAGCGTCGAAACGCTGATCGTCGAGGCCCCCGACCAGGGACACGAGACGACCTCCGAGGCATTCAG CTACCACATATGGTTGGAGGCCATGTACGGCGCCATCCAAGGAGACTTCTCCAGCTTCAACTCCGCCTGGGAGACCATGGAGAAATACGCCATACCCACCCTCCAGGACGCGAATTCGAACTACGACCCCTCCAAACCGGCCACCTACGCCGCTGAACTGGACGACCCCAGCGAATACCCCTCTCAGATTGACAGCAGCGTCCCTGTCGGTCAAGATCCTTTGGCTGACGAACTGAGGTCCGCCTACGGATCTGACAACTTTTACTCGATGCATTGGCTTTTCGACGTGGACAACGTCTATGGATTCGGAAACGTGCAGGGACAGTGCGAGGCCGGACCTGGGACCTCTGGACCTTCCATTTACAACAACTATCAGAGAGGACCTCAGGAGTCCGTGTGGAAGACCATTCCTCAGCCCACTTGCGATCAGTTCAA ATACGGAGGTACCAACGGGTTCTTGGACTTGTTCACGAAGGACAACTCCTACTCCCAACAGTACAAATACACTGCCGCCCCCGACGCCGACGCCAGGGCCGTCCAAGCCGCCTTCTGGGCCAACCAGTGGGCCACCGCCAGCGGCCAACAGAGCTCCATCTCCGGCACCTTGGAGAAGGCTGCCAAGATGGGTGATTGGCTCAGATATTCCATGTTTGATAAGTACTTCAAGAAGATCGGGAACTGCTATCCGGCGTCTTCCTGTCCCGGTGGTACCGGAAAGGACAGCGCCCACTACTTGATCAGTTGGTACTTTGCGTGGGGCGGCGCCTACAACGCCCAATACAGTTGGTCTTGGCGCATTGGAGATGGCTCCTCTCACTTCGGTTACCAGAACCCTCTGGCCGCTTACGCTCTGGCTAATGACCAGTCGCTGAAGCCTAAAG GTGCCACTGCTGTCCAGGACTGGACCGAGTCTCTGTCGAGACAAATCGAATTGTACGAGTACCTGCAGACCAAGGAGGGAGCCTTCGCCGGAGGAGTCACCAATTCGTGGAAAGGGCGTTATGACACGCCCGATTCTGACCTCTTGAACGACACCTTCCATGGCATGTTCTACGACTGGGAGCCCGTCTACCACGACCCTCCATCCAACAGATGGTACGGTATGCAACCTTGGTCCGCCGACCGTTTGGCCCAGTACTACTACGTCACCGGAGACAGCAAGGCCAAGGTCCTCTTGGACAAGTGGGTGGCGTGGGTGATCCCCAACATCAAGTTCACCGACGACGACTTCGAAATGCCCAGCAACCTTGGTTGGAAGGGTGATCCGCCAAACGTTGACGTTACCATCGAGTCGTGGAGCAAAGATTTGGGTACCGCTGGTGCCACTGCTCGTACCTTGTCGTACTACGCCGCCAAATCTGGCGACTCTTCCGCCAAGGAAACTGCGAAGAAACTGTTGGATGGCATGTACAACCTCTACAGAGACGACTTGGGTATCGCCACCTCCGAGACTCGTGAGGACTACTCCCGCTTCAACGATGCCGTCTACGTACCCTCCGGATGGACTGGAAAATACCCCAATGGCGACGTCATCGATTCTTCGGCTACTTTCCTAAGTCTACGTTCCTGGTACAAGGACGATCCTGATTGGCCAAAAGTCGAGAACTACCTTAATGGCGGTGAAGTCCCCTCGTTCACCTACCACAGATTCTGGGCTCAAGCTGACATCGCTTTGGCCTTTGGAGCCTACGGGCTCCTCTTCGACGAATAG